From Litoribacterium kuwaitense, one genomic window encodes:
- a CDS encoding GNAT family N-acetyltransferase, producing the protein MIQIIGSKPSASIKELLSYATSSTRVNSAYRSYMSLANHHLFGYEKNAKVVGCIGFVLQSRKCEIKHIAVAPEERGEGIGSKMIEWIALKDDVDVIVAQTDQGAVRFYEACGFTSTSLGEQYPGTERFRCTLTPTKSTP; encoded by the coding sequence ATGATACAGATCATAGGTTCCAAACCTTCAGCGTCTATTAAGGAATTGTTGTCCTATGCTACGTCGAGCACGAGGGTGAACAGCGCTTATCGATCGTATATGTCATTGGCGAATCATCATTTGTTTGGCTATGAGAAAAATGCCAAAGTTGTTGGTTGCATCGGCTTTGTGCTGCAATCGCGCAAGTGTGAAATCAAGCATATCGCTGTTGCACCTGAAGAGCGCGGCGAGGGAATTGGGAGCAAAATGATCGAATGGATTGCTCTGAAAGACGACGTAGATGTAATTGTAGCGCAGACGGATCAAGGAGCGGTTCGATTTTACGAAGCATGCGGTTTTACGAGTACATCTTTAGGTGAGCAGTATCCCGGGACAGAACGTTTTCGCTGTACGCTGACCCCAACCAAAAGCACCCCCTAA
- a CDS encoding DinB family protein, with protein MYPGGQALVRLHNPFVEKEFVSVADELTFAQPYREDFLNYIKTLNPHDLDTIDINLLEEGGYKKKLGDMLLRISYHESVHTGQLLDYMRTMNVDRPHIWD; from the coding sequence TTGTATCCTGGTGGTCAAGCGCTTGTTCGTTTACACAATCCTTTTGTAGAAAAAGAATTTGTCTCCGTCGCTGATGAGCTTACATTTGCCCAGCCTTATCGGGAGGACTTCTTAAACTATATTAAAACATTGAATCCCCACGATCTAGACACGATCGACATAAATCTCCTTGAAGAAGGCGGCTATAAGAAAAAGCTCGGCGATATGTTATTACGCATTTCTTACCACGAATCTGTTCACACAGGTCAGCTGTTAGATTATATGCGAACAATGAATGTTGACCGTCCGCATATATGGGATTAA